CTTATTGCTGTCGGAAGCGTGTTAATTACGGttttgcattcttattgcacgCTACACAGCCGATTCGATCGACACGAAGCAATTCGCGAGTTCGCGAGATCGTGAATCAGAGAACCGAGCAAAAGAAGGTGGATCCTATGAAAATCGATTAGCCTGTGACTGGTCGAAACGATGGCCAGaataaaatggaacagttctttcGAGAAACCGGCTCACCGAATCGTTCCACTCTGCGAGAACAAAAACTTCCTTTTCATTATTCTCGTACGCGTGACATGGCTTAACGTTTTGGTATTTTTTGACGAGAGCCTTTGtactctctcctcaaacatTGGAGTCGCTCATTTGCCAAACCGATTAACTCCACAAGacgaaaatattgaaatttaaatataaacagTTAAGCTTGAGTCAAGTGCTTTGGCACTGAAATGTAAAAGAATTCAAAAAGTGGAGTTGATCGCTTTGGCCTGTGATCAAAGCATCCAACATCCAAAAACCTGAAATAGCCATAAACTAATTACTGCACTCTATGCTCCTCTTTACACCAAGCAGCTTTCATCCAAAACATTTGTTCATACAGTTTCCAACTAAATTTAGGTAAAAGAGTTAAATGACTCACCCCGCATAAGAATACAATTCGTAGAAAGATTTCAATGGATTTCGATCTCAGCGACATTGCTAAGGCTGTCACCGATGCAGTACGAGCGTAAACCGACCGCGATATGATACCGTTACCGATTTTTTAGCGTGGTTAGCACGCGAATAGGTTTACCGACACACGGAGCCGCACGATGCGCCGCAATCTCGACTTCTGCGCACGGCTGTACATTCGATATCTCCCTGCAACCGAGTCGCAAGGATTCTGAGTGCATGCTGCGAACACGCGCGAAAACTGGAGCAAAACAAGAAAACACTACGCGCTGCACCACAACCAGTGGATTGAGTAATAGGTTCGTGTCGATTTTGAGGGCGCACGTGCCTTCGCGAGGGGGAAGGTTCTTGGAACGATCCTGCTGGACGCTTGAGATATGATTTCAGTGCGGTTGAAGAGAAGGAAAAGAAGAGTTCCTGAAGAGCGCAGGAAAATGGAACGCCCTACTCTATGCGTATGGTTAACTGAATTTTACTTGCCAGTTGGATAGTGAAGATCGAATTACTCTGGTGTAATGAGAAACTTTCTCTTTGATATGTTTTAGCCTGTGAGGAGGCTTTTGGCTGTCCAAGGTCGTAAAACTAGCCTTCACTGTTTTATATAAGTACTGTTGGGCGCTCAGAAGTTTTCAGATCTGATTGACTCCATAGAAAAATACGTAGAGATTTCACAGAGGCATTTCTCTTATTAGTCGAATTGGTTACACATATTATTACTACTTGCAGCGAACAGAGCACTCATTTTGCCCCTGTGTCGTCTCACTGGCAACTTCTGAGCTCCTAACAGTAGGTAGTATAGACATGCTCGGTTCTAACTTCGATTTTCACTGTCACACGTAAAGAGCTTTCTTGTTCCAGGAACAGAAAGCCAAGCAAATGAATGAAAAATTGGGAATGGGAGCATTCTAGtctcataaaattcaattaaccACCACTGCAACTTGACTTCACACTAATTTACTGTTAACAAACCCCCAGATAAGGTTTGCACTTCCGGTAGGACTGATCGTATCAAGCATGCTTATCTCTGTGTCGTCATAGATTAGAATATCTGTTTAAGATAATCAACGcctcaaatattttattttctcgaTAGAAGCTATCGGTTGAGCCTTTTATCAATACGCTACAGCTCGGTTTAAATGTTCCTGTCGCTCGGGATGGCTCGAGAGACCGAATTCGAATAATGGGTCTAAATTGCAGTACAAGGTCCATGCGTACAAAACGCTTACCCGATCGTGCTCGATCTACTGAATCCGCTTTCACCGCTCATGCCCTCGAGATAAAGCTCGCGACCATCCTCGTTCTGAATATAGACCAAAGGGATCGTGCGTGGCTCCTCGTCTCGAAGCCCTTCCGCTGCCACTCTAAAGGGTTACAGTTAAGCGTGACCTTTTTTAACCAAAGCTCATCGATATTCGTGGCTTGTTGAGACTTAATGGCCCTGATCGAGGAACCATACTATATTTTCTTGCAAAGTAACAGAACTGTTTTTCTGCAGAACGATCTTTTGATACAGTCAGAGCAGAATAGAATGGTTGCTCAAGGAATACGTGCTGCTCTTTGGTGGGTACCATCAATTTTGGACCCTGCATTTAAATGAGAGACGATAAGATATGATAAAATTGGATAAAGTGGAGCTTTTGCAAATGTGCAAAATCCAAGTAAAACTTGTAAAATCCAAGTTTTACTACAACTTTGTAATACAAAAAGCTCTCACATACTTATTGATTATTTCCAATGGATATGACCTTAAGCAACCAATTTAATTTCATCCTGACTATAACATCAAAAATCTTCTACTTTAATCCCATAATATGTATCAACAATATTAGTCTTTCTTGCCTCGTACCCTTCACTGATTTACATTCAGTTCTTTGAAGGTCTCTCAGTGCTCCCCTCgaataaaaaaatgtatagGAAAGTGCAACCCCTGTTCGCGTATGACTAATTGAATTTACCCCAGCGGTATGGTGAAAACTTCAGTGAATTGTAAAATATTCCCCGCGACCATGGTGTCAGGATTCAGTACATCCACGAAGAGGTCATCTGTGGTCATTTCGGAGGTGTTCACGGAATTCGAAATCGTCTGAACGGGTTCACTTTCGGCTAACGACGAGGTCGAGTTTTCCGTACGATTTCCCATCCGATCTTCGGCTGCAACGAAGCCAGACTGAATTTCGTGACGCACGGGTCGATGAATATTACGTTATTGGATTCTCTAATCCACGTAATGCAAGAAAAATGGTAATGCAAGCTGGAAAGCGACTTTACTCTTGCGCTGCCACGTTTTTTCCTTTCTATCgcgatattcaaatttttgctcTAAGTGTACCAAGCAGAATATGAATCACAAAGAAAATACTTCGAGTCTTAATCAAATATTAGCAAGAATTTTCTTCcaattaaatagaacactttactGACCACTTTGATtgctaaaaatattaataaaagtgTAGCCGAATATTCTTTCTACTTCTTTTTACAACTCAGGCAAACATTGACTAAAAAACGAACATAAGTATATTCGTACCAGAATATCGATCGAAAggaataaaaataacagtttctaATATTATATCCACAGTTAAGCAAGTCAACATTTACGATGTTTTCACCTATCTAGCTAAagaaaaaataagtaaaaaacagaataagctGTAGTGACGTATGAACAATGAGTCACCAAAGTTAAACACCGCTAATGGAATCAATAAGCCCGCATAAGACTGTTTCTATGAGCACCCTCATAATCAACGATTCAAACTACTTGTACTGTCGCCTGTAATAGCCATCGAAGCTCCTTCGAGATCGAGTCCCGTGAAATCGGAAGGGTCGCAGCCGGTGTCGTACCACCTCGTTTCGGTGTAGGCCTCCGACCAGTCGACCGAATCCCCGTCTTCCGGTATACTGTGTCCATTCATCGTGGACGCTGACGAATCATGTTTCGTCGACAATGTGTGCAGACAtgtgtttttatatttttaccaCGCTCGAAACGTCACTCTTATTATACGGAGTGTTTCGAAGATAAACGAGAGAAACGATCGTGTCGATATATTTTACGAGCAGAAATAAGGAAGCAAATTATTATGCAAACACAGACCTGACCGCGGTTTATTAATTCTCGTAGAAATATCAAATGTGAAGGCAATTTTTCTCTGTTCCTTTTTAGAGGAAACTGTTCGCAGGAATGAACATTACTATGCAAACGTATGAGATATTAtagattaattataattatataaattatcACTTTAGGAGTGTCAGCGTTTACTACAGATTCTTTATGAAATTATTGATCGTTTATTTTTAgctttgaaacaccctgtatttctGGATCATTCATCATAAATTTACCGCTCGCGTTTTCTAACATCGCGCGGTTTAATAAACTCTCTGTGATATCCACGATTGCAGGAAGAGGTCTATTCGATTCCCCCTGGCTTCCGACGTTTttttcattcttcagtcttaaTAAACGCCTCAGGTGATGGGCGATGTTCGGTAGCTTCGATCTGATCTATTCATTAAGAGTGAATTAGAAACACTAATCGAGGGATTTGAAAGTAATAAACGTCATCGTAAAACATACAGCGTCGAGAACTTTTTCCTTACAGTGTTCTCAGAATCTCTCGCATACTTATTAAGAAAAAAATGATGAACCAGAAATTTTCCAACAATTTTCCTCTCCCATTTCCTGAGGAGGATATTACCTACCACTTGCCCAGTTTTAAGAAATAATTCCTACGTCCAAGGAACTTTGTCTCACCTTCTTGGTTATGGTATTCGAGCCAGAGGGTTTTGCACCCTTATCATCCCTATCGACAGAAGATCGCGAGGCTAACTCTTCCACATTTGCCCCAGTAAGATCACCTTCTGAGACGGTTCTCGAATCAGACTCGTTGCTCATTCTACGTATACGTGTGCGACAAAACGGGGCACGGGGAAGAGAAAAATATGCATAAGCCTGATAGATCACTTGTCAATTTTCATATCGCGCGATTCGACCATCGTGTATCACTATTTATCGACCGTCGCTTTTTTCCATTGACATTGGTTCACTGTTTCCCCTCGCTCACGTTATCAGCCGAAATTTTAACGTAGTCACATACGTGTATATCTAACTGACGCGTGAATTGTGGTTTTTATTATTCACTCGACCCATTTGAACAGTTGTAACTATGTTATCTACAAATGTAATTTTGGAGAGCCACTTCGTGAGTGGATTCTTAAATAATTCGCAAAACACATTTCCTGAAATATTTTTGATTTTGTTAAATGTCTTTTGGGAATATTTAAGATCCTAAATGATCCACAATAGAGATTTATGAAAGCTATTATATCGGAACTGTTTACAGTCAAATGATACTAAGCAACGTAGCTCGTATAGCGATTACGTTTCGTTTATCTACGAACGTAAAATAATAAAACGATTCTGATACGATTTATTTAACAATTCTGATATAATTAATTGACGAGGCTTATCGAGAAACTCATTCTAAACTAATAACTCGTGTTTATTTTACAAGATACGTgtgtattaaaaataataccTAACTTGCTCCAAATActaagaataaaaataaaacagtaacgagcttataacgagtagCCTATACCACCAAGTCCCATCGCCAGAATTAATGACAATCACAATGACCCCGAACAACACCCGAAAAACAACAGAAACCTCGTTTATTTATTAAACCTGCGCAATCGGAGCCTCCTCTGAGCGCGACCATAACCTCTACCTCGCTCCAAAAATCTCTCCCCGCTTACGTTGAGGTTACGAAATCTAATCGACAACAAAGAGCAGTGTAACGACCCACAGTCGATTACCGGAAGAAATTGACAATTTGGAGTGCTCCAGAAGCCATGACGACGGGGGACGCAATCGCTGTCGAGGGCTACCGCCCACGCTAGACCACGTAAACGATCAATAAACGATAATCATCGCTCACCTGATAAGTGTAAGGTGTACAGGAGACGTAAAATTCTCTGCTCATAATAGAGTAGACACGGGGGGCGGTTGTAAAATCCAGCTGACGGATCTTGGGCAAGTGTCAAAATGCCGGTGGCGCCATCTTGAACTCGTCTGGAGTCGAGGTCGTCAAGCTGTCACGAGGAAGGATTCTCGGCTCCTCGCGAGCGCAAGTGCCATCCTTGAGGCTCTCCTCGCGACCGATCGACCCACCTTTTCCTTCACTTCGACGCTCCGCGCTTCGTTCGTACCCCGAATCGTCGCGAGGCACGCGAGCGCATTCGTTATCAGAGCCACCAGTACGAGTCACAAAACACACAACACCTTTCACGCTGCTATCGGGAACGGGACTTACGATCCATCGATTAAATCACAACGCGTTCGATTGGACGGTATAGGTTGCAGGTGTGCCTCGGGTATTATGTGGACGTTCGTGTGTCGATTACACGGGCACGTTTCAGACGAGACGAGTGTCACGTACTCTACCACCTTACTACGCCATTTTCAAATGTGAAGGTACTCAAACTCGACCCGCGTACGAACAGACCGCTCGCGTTCACTGGCAAATGCCGACTGCCGCCAATCATGAGCTCCATACGAATAATAATCATGGCGTCGCTGGGTTCGACGAAGCTAGCGCCACTGTGAGCGTTACTGGAATTATATTTGGGGTTATTATCGGTAAGGAGGCTCGTGACAAGTATAAATAGAATGGGAAAAAAATGATTAATCGTTGACAAAGTATGGGACAGAAGAATCTCTAGACTAGACTGTTTTTTATGGACATGTTCTATCAGCTGACTTTATGGTACTAAGaaaattatttgtttatgtGATTGTTTATGAAACATAGTTGCAAAACGCTTGATTTACAATCGTTGTGCAAATATGTAACAGAATAGCtgtttttaataaatatctACGCGGGAAAAGCTGAAAGTTGGTGTATCTTAATTTAAGAAATATAATCTAATTGACCTATTTTATTTAACATGGCTTAACTAATTGAACTTgagttaaaattaattaatcctCACCCACAGTAGCTCAAGGACACATTTGGAAATAGATGAAAACCCTCAGGAACCCTCCAGGAACAAAATTAAAAAGATTTAACAGGAGAAGAAAGACACGCGTCTAGCCCCCAAGACGTCCAGGGACGAAATGACGGCGCGCGCAATTTGAACGCAAAGATGGCGGCCAAACATGGCGCACTGGCGGGAAAGAGACCATATACGAATACGAAATTGACATTACAGACCTTTCTCAGAGATATagattataattaaaatatattctggttaaattattaatttatttacgtATTTAAGGAATGTTTCTGAAATCATTCCCCGTTTTGTAAATTTGTAttctttataaaataaaatgaaattaaatatgATTACTTGGTTTATAATTATGTTCCTAATGGTActcaaaaattatttaaacactTGTTTATagtatcttttttatttttcatgcaTATATTGTTACTGACGAGATAGAAAATCAAACATACTAATTGTGGGAAAATGTTGGGCACAATGACAGAAATTTTTTCACTTCATTCTTCAATGGCAATGAAGttctattaaaaaatgtttcaaaatacTCCATCAGAGCTAATATTCACTCTTTTTCTCCATAAAACAACCATgaaaagtttttatttttatgatactTTGAATGTTTTCTAATTCCAatcatgatggccataataaagACTTCAGAACGGCCTTCCATCTAAAAAGGCACAATGTGTTAAACAAAGTAAAAGTAGACACTACGAAAGTGCAAAAGAAAATTTGATTTCTTAATTTGAATCTCGTCATGATCTCGTCATACTTAGCTTTAATTCCGACTACTAGGGGACATTGTAATCTAATTCCACATCGAGTCGATAAAGTTAAAAATAACACAAAAATGTAACGAGCTAACGATCCTCTACCACGTCTGCGATTTTATGTTTATCAATCTAATTAAACTGATAATGAAGAAATGTAATATTCATTTATATTCTTTCCCAGTAGATTTTCTTATCTTGGTTGCGAAACTGGCGCCAAACGACTTCGATCGGGTATAAATAAACTGAAAAAGGTTCTAGGTGACCTTGGACTTACGAAGACTTACATAATCAGAATGCTTTTTTCATACATTATAATCGCAATACCCGCGAAAGTTTCAAACGCGTAATTGCAGAACTTCTAACACAAAACATGATTCTTCTATAGAATACCTTCCTTCCCTAAATCCATGCTCAAGTTTTAAAATAAAACTAAGCAAAATCAATTATCCTTCGCGTAGAATTTATGTCTCATTAAAAGAGACGTAAAATAGGCATCCTTCATTAAGAAGATTCCAGAATTACCAAATACCCATAAACTATTTACAAGAAGCTGTGGATCTCATTCCTCTTCCCGCAGAATCCGCGCAACatcttttgcatttggtgcaacTCATCCCAGGCGACATGCGCGGCGGATATTGCGATGAAGGgtgtttcttcttcttctgcggCTCGATAACTATATTCCGCGGTACCATGATTTCATTCCATGGGATTTCAACATCATCCGTGGCACAGGCCTCTTCCTCAGGTGCCCGTATTTCCATAGGTTTCTCAAGGACCAAATCGTTCCATGGGATCTCTAACGTAGAGTCACAAGTCTCAGGATCCGCCAGCTTCGAAGGTACCGTTTCTGTGATGACCAAATCCTTCCAAGGCAGAAGCATGGTGCCATTGGATTCCTCCTCCGTGGCTGCCTTTCCAACAGTCTCGTCGCCAGCCTGCTCGTCCTGATCAGCTAAAGGGGTCAATGAAACCTCCTGGCGAATCCTCATGCCAGTTGGTGATAAGGCGATttctttccatggtaattcaatTTTCGAGTCACACAGTATAGACACGTCCGAGAACTCCTTTCGCAACTCCCTCATGTATGGCTCGTGCCACGTTTCGTCCTCCGAGTTGTACACCAACGTTTGTCTTTTCCTTTTGCACTGCTCCTTTTTCTTTTGCTGCCTGTGCAATTTCTGACGGATACAGTAGCAGCCTTTCATCCTCCTTTTGTCCTCGGCCATTGAAGATAAATTAATAGGAATCTTGTGACGATATTGAGACGCAAGCTTTGTGTTATGAGAGTACTTGTTAATTTTCTTAACCTTCTACGACCTGGTGTTGTATGCGATGTAAATAATGTTTGTTTTGTTTTGTCGCATATGTAGAGTGTAGTTAACATAGATATGACTGCAAATTGCGCAGATATTTCTTCTCAAGCAATTGCAGATGTACAGAGTGTTACAAGTGGAGAAGGTTTAGCTTTAGAATGATAAAAGATTCGAAAGATTTAAAAGTGTGAGAGTCAAGAAATGTTAATGGCTTCTATATTTTTTGTTAGAGAATCCTGTTTTTTATAAATGTAtcttt
The Calliopsis andreniformis isolate RMS-2024a chromosome 8, iyCalAndr_principal, whole genome shotgun sequence DNA segment above includes these coding regions:
- the LOC143182062 gene encoding uncharacterized protein LOC143182062, with protein sequence MNWIARWLPSKRSSTAFVKSNTISYPSSISFGPGLDLPRCLLATTDFLLSATSGFLTLYQRTSVDGAVEGMNDWSMRVIEMDSVRVSYVCVHECIDTHEFSDVSILCDSKIELPWKEIALSPTGMRIRQEVSLTPLADQDEQAGDETVGKAATEEESNGTMLLPWKDLVITETVPSKLADPETCDSTLEIPWNDLVLEKPMEIRAPEEEACATDDVEIPWNEIMVPRNIVIEPQKKKKHPSSQYPPRMSPGMSCTKCKRCCADSAGRGMRSTASCK